In Zunongwangia profunda SM-A87, the following proteins share a genomic window:
- a CDS encoding SDR family oxidoreductase, whose protein sequence is MWNLNNKIALITGGSKGIGKACVEEFARLGASIIFTARKKEDIVRLENELRAKNYDATGLVADAVVKEDQDKIITTIQEKWGKLDILVNNAGINIRKKALEYTEEEYRKVIEINQFSVLEISLKLHPLLKISGNSKIINIASVAATQDVGTGVPYAMSKAAMLQQTRSLAVEWAGDGIRVNAVSPWFTSTPLTKGLLKEEERMQPIIRRTPLKRVAEASEMANIVAFLAMDQSSYITGQNIIADGGMSINAI, encoded by the coding sequence ATGTGGAATTTAAACAATAAAATCGCCTTGATTACCGGGGGATCCAAAGGCATTGGTAAAGCATGCGTAGAAGAATTTGCCCGGCTGGGTGCCAGCATCATTTTTACCGCAAGAAAAAAAGAAGATATCGTAAGACTTGAAAACGAATTAAGGGCAAAAAATTATGATGCAACAGGCCTTGTTGCCGATGCTGTTGTAAAAGAAGATCAGGATAAAATTATCACTACCATACAAGAAAAATGGGGTAAACTGGACATTTTGGTAAACAATGCGGGAATCAATATTAGGAAGAAAGCTTTGGAATATACCGAAGAAGAATATCGCAAAGTAATCGAAATCAATCAATTTTCAGTCCTGGAGATCAGTCTAAAACTTCATCCTCTTTTAAAAATTTCAGGAAATTCAAAAATTATCAATATCGCATCTGTTGCAGCTACGCAGGATGTTGGCACTGGCGTACCCTACGCCATGTCTAAAGCCGCCATGCTTCAGCAAACAAGAAGCTTAGCCGTAGAATGGGCAGGCGATGGCATTCGGGTAAATGCAGTTTCTCCTTGGTTTACCTCGACCCCACTTACCAAAGGACTATTAAAAGAGGAAGAGCGAATGCAGCCTATCATAAGAAGAACTCCGCTAAAAAGAGTGGCAGAAGCTTCAGAAATGGCAAACATCGTCGCTTTTCTCGCTATGGATCAATCTAGTTATATTACAGGCCAAAATATTATTGCTGATGGTGGAATGAGTATTAATGCTATTTAA
- the kynU gene encoding kynureninase, with protein MQFENSRLFAQQLDTKDPLAKYRNEFIFPQINNKNAIYFTGNSLGLQPKLAQSYVNEIMNDWGNLAVEGHFRAKKPWWDYHERFANQLSKVVGAKPTEITVMNTLTVNLHLMMVSFYRPTTKRYKIICEEKAFPSDQYMIASQVRFHGLNPEDAIVELKKRDGEHNFRTEDILAKIEEVGEECALILIGGVNYYTGQVFNMKTITEAGHKIGAFVGWDLAHAAGNIKLALHDWNVDFAAWCSYKYMNSGPGNVSGCFVNEKYHNKKDIPRFEGWWGHNKDRRFLMEPEFQPEDGANAWQISNAPVLALAPYLASLQMFDEVGMDALIEKRNKIVAYLEFILHEIDKEVESSFEIITPSNQEERGTQLSVFLHGEGKELFNYLMENGVIPDWREPNVIRLAPAPFYCSYEDMYEFGQILKRGILEK; from the coding sequence ATGCAATTTGAAAATTCCCGTTTATTTGCTCAGCAATTAGATACTAAAGATCCTTTAGCAAAATATCGCAATGAATTTATTTTTCCGCAGATCAATAATAAAAATGCGATCTATTTTACCGGCAATTCTTTAGGGTTACAGCCAAAATTGGCACAAAGTTATGTAAATGAAATAATGAACGATTGGGGTAATCTGGCTGTAGAAGGACATTTTCGAGCCAAAAAGCCCTGGTGGGATTATCATGAGCGTTTTGCAAATCAATTATCCAAAGTGGTAGGCGCAAAGCCAACAGAAATTACAGTGATGAATACGCTTACGGTAAACTTGCACTTAATGATGGTGTCTTTTTATCGTCCAACAACAAAGCGTTATAAAATCATTTGTGAAGAAAAGGCCTTCCCTAGCGATCAATATATGATTGCGAGTCAGGTTCGTTTCCATGGTTTAAATCCTGAGGATGCTATTGTTGAACTAAAAAAGCGGGATGGTGAACATAATTTTAGAACAGAAGATATTCTTGCGAAAATTGAAGAAGTAGGAGAGGAGTGTGCTTTGATTTTAATTGGAGGCGTAAATTATTATACCGGGCAGGTTTTTAATATGAAAACCATTACCGAAGCAGGGCATAAAATTGGTGCTTTTGTTGGATGGGATTTAGCGCATGCCGCCGGAAATATAAAATTAGCATTGCATGATTGGAATGTAGATTTTGCAGCATGGTGTAGTTATAAATACATGAATAGCGGACCGGGAAATGTTTCGGGTTGTTTTGTAAATGAAAAATATCATAACAAAAAAGATATTCCGCGTTTTGAAGGCTGGTGGGGCCATAATAAAGACCGCCGGTTTTTAATGGAACCCGAATTTCAGCCAGAAGATGGAGCAAATGCATGGCAAATTAGTAATGCGCCGGTTTTAGCGTTGGCACCCTATTTGGCCTCGTTACAAATGTTTGATGAGGTTGGCATGGATGCTCTTATTGAAAAGCGAAATAAAATTGTGGCTTATCTCGAATTTATATTGCACGAAATTGATAAAGAAGTGGAAAGCAGTTTTGAAATCATCACTCCGTCGAATCAGGAAGAACGCGGGACACAATTATCTGTTTTCTTGCATGGTGAGGGCAAAGAACTTTTTAATTACTTAATGGAAAACGGTGTAATCCCAGATTGGCGTGAACCTAATGTAATTAGGTTAGCGCCGGCACCATTTTACTGTTCTTATGAAGATATGTACGAATTTGGCCAAATCTTGAAAAGAGGTATTTTAGAGAAGTAA
- a CDS encoding phosphatase PAP2 family protein — MFEQLKQWDRELFVYLNGLGIEDYDNFWIWFTQIRHWIPLYILFFVLFFLAFRKKKAIYASIFLLVSWAVTFGLTFWTKNIVDRLRPNNNPEINEIIRILQEPTNFSFFSGHTSSAFVLVTFVVLVLRKTYKWIWVLYIWAFMLSLSRIFVGVHYPSDLFVGGLVGVLMAWIFYKIYLKYESRFY; from the coding sequence ATGTTCGAACAACTGAAGCAGTGGGATAGGGAACTTTTTGTGTATCTCAATGGTTTAGGTATCGAAGATTACGATAATTTTTGGATTTGGTTTACTCAGATTCGGCATTGGATACCGCTTTATATTCTCTTCTTTGTTTTATTTTTTCTCGCTTTTCGCAAAAAGAAAGCGATTTATGCGTCTATATTTTTATTAGTTTCCTGGGCAGTAACTTTTGGCCTTACATTTTGGACAAAAAATATAGTAGATAGGTTAAGACCTAATAATAATCCGGAAATCAACGAAATCATAAGAATTCTTCAGGAACCCACAAACTTTAGTTTTTTCTCAGGACACACCTCCTCAGCATTTGTTTTGGTCACCTTTGTAGTGTTGGTTCTTCGTAAAACCTATAAATGGATCTGGGTGCTTTATATTTGGGCTTTTATGCTGTCCCTAAGCCGTATATTCGTAGGTGTTCATTACCCAAGTGATCTCTTTGTGGGAGGATTGGTAGGTGTATTAATGGCCTGGATTTTCTATAAAATCTATCTTAAATACGAAAGTCGGTTTTACTGA
- a CDS encoding DASH family cryptochrome — MSTGLIWFENNLRVKDNKALFEACEKHEQVIAVYCFDPRKFKKTKYGFPKTGKFRAKFLIESIKNLQENLNQLNISLLIFLQKPEEIIPEIARNHKIEAIYFQEEWTTEEKQIIAALKKKLPTIDFQSFYTQFLFHPEDIAYGDFNEIPKVYTEFRKKCEQYVDVRKEIEIPKQKPESNRIKNTSKTPNLKELGLEDYQQDSRTAFSFKGGEDEAWKRIDYYFWKTTKLSEYKQTRNGLLGKDYSSKLSAWLANGSISAVSIFHQVKKFEHEITKNQDTYWLIFELIWRDFFKYTSLKHGNSIFKLSGILDKKLDWKFSIESLQQWINGETKEDFVNANINEIAATGFMSNRGRQNVNSFWAKELKQDWRAGAAYFESVLVDYDVHSNWGNWMYNSGVGNDPRDRKFNIKKQADLYDPDNQYVDTWLKK; from the coding sequence TGAAGCCTGCGAAAAGCATGAACAGGTTATTGCTGTATACTGTTTTGACCCTAGGAAGTTTAAAAAAACAAAATATGGATTTCCAAAAACAGGGAAATTCAGAGCTAAATTTTTAATTGAAAGTATTAAAAATCTTCAGGAAAATTTAAACCAATTAAACATTAGTCTACTCATTTTTCTACAAAAACCGGAAGAAATTATTCCTGAAATTGCAAGAAATCATAAGATTGAAGCGATTTACTTTCAGGAAGAATGGACTACAGAAGAAAAACAAATTATAGCGGCGCTAAAAAAGAAACTTCCTACTATCGATTTTCAATCGTTTTACACGCAGTTTTTATTTCATCCAGAAGACATTGCTTACGGTGATTTTAATGAGATCCCAAAGGTTTACACTGAGTTCAGAAAAAAATGCGAGCAGTATGTTGATGTTCGTAAAGAAATTGAAATTCCAAAGCAAAAGCCGGAAAGTAATCGTATCAAAAATACTTCAAAAACACCTAATCTTAAAGAACTGGGATTGGAAGATTATCAGCAAGATTCCAGAACGGCTTTTTCGTTTAAAGGTGGTGAGGACGAAGCATGGAAAAGGATCGATTACTACTTCTGGAAAACAACAAAACTTTCAGAGTATAAACAAACTCGAAATGGATTATTGGGTAAAGACTACAGCTCTAAACTTTCAGCTTGGCTAGCCAATGGTAGTATTTCCGCAGTAAGTATTTTTCACCAAGTCAAAAAATTTGAGCACGAAATCACCAAAAATCAGGATACCTACTGGCTGATATTTGAGCTTATTTGGCGGGATTTTTTTAAATACACCTCCCTAAAACATGGCAATTCAATCTTTAAGCTATCTGGGATTTTAGACAAGAAGCTCGATTGGAAATTCAGCATAGAAAGCCTGCAACAATGGATTAACGGCGAAACCAAAGAGGACTTTGTAAACGCGAATATAAACGAAATCGCGGCTACCGGCTTTATGAGTAATCGTGGCCGGCAAAACGTCAATAGTTTTTGGGCAAAAGAATTAAAACAGGATTGGCGGGCCGGTGCTGCTTATTTTGAAAGTGTTTTGGTCGATTATGACGTACATAGCAACTGGGGCAACTGGATGTACAATAGTGGTGTGGGTAACGATCCTCGAGATCGAAAGTTCAATATCAAAAAACAGGCAGACCTTTATGATCCTGATAACCAATACGTAGATACATGGCTAAAAAAGTAA
- a CDS encoding leucine-rich repeat domain-containing protein: MDGLQKIKDNNLKKVVAQTQTEDLGTITELDARDKQIENLEGIQYLSNLRKINLGRNKIKDIAPIAELSNLTGVFLERNSIQDISALKKLKTLPALNLSNNNLSNIDCFTDQHKITWLNLSNNAIRKVANLAYCKFLTTLNLSGNLIEEINEFKAHRKLRHFIVADNNIKGTIKIQSMQRLRSLDSSKNRISELQFEELHSNLESLDVSTNLISELQFLDRTPNLTSFIASDNPLNTISKVAQLNQLRILYLWHTGIKTVEGIENLKNLEELGIADNDIESISKLKDLKNLKLLLTGGNHKISNKEIEVLKTVVEEDFRSPNWKEL, from the coding sequence ATGGATGGATTACAGAAAATTAAGGATAATAACTTAAAAAAAGTTGTCGCACAAACTCAAACAGAAGATTTAGGTACTATAACCGAATTGGATGCCAGGGATAAGCAAATTGAAAATTTAGAAGGAATACAATATTTGTCTAATCTTCGAAAAATTAATTTAGGAAGAAATAAAATTAAAGATATAGCTCCGATAGCCGAATTGTCTAATCTAACCGGAGTATTTCTGGAAAGAAATTCAATACAAGATATATCTGCTCTAAAAAAGCTTAAAACCCTACCTGCATTGAATTTAAGTAATAATAACCTTTCTAATATCGATTGTTTTACCGATCAGCATAAAATAACTTGGTTAAACTTGAGTAATAATGCAATAAGAAAGGTAGCTAATTTAGCGTACTGCAAATTTCTTACCACACTTAATTTAAGCGGAAATCTTATAGAAGAAATAAATGAGTTTAAAGCTCATAGAAAACTGCGTCATTTTATCGTTGCCGATAATAATATAAAAGGAACAATTAAGATCCAATCGATGCAGCGATTGAGAAGTTTGGATAGTTCGAAAAATAGAATATCAGAACTTCAATTTGAAGAGTTACATAGCAATTTAGAAAGCTTGGATGTTTCTACTAACCTTATAAGTGAACTACAATTCTTAGATCGAACTCCTAATCTCACAAGTTTTATTGCTTCAGATAATCCTTTGAATACTATAAGCAAAGTAGCTCAGTTAAATCAACTTCGAATATTGTATTTGTGGCATACGGGAATCAAGACTGTAGAGGGAATCGAAAACCTTAAGAATCTTGAGGAACTCGGGATTGCAGATAATGATATTGAAAGTATTAGTAAACTTAAAGATTTAAAGAATTTAAAATTACTACTAACCGGTGGAAATCATAAGATAAGCAACAAGGAGATTGAAGTTCTAAAGACTGTAGTAGAAGAGGATTTTAGATCACCCAACTGGAAAGAATTATAG
- a CDS encoding lmo0937 family membrane protein produces MRDIIWLIIVLLIIGWLVGYFAFPDLGSIIHILIVLAVILLLYRLLTGRRL; encoded by the coding sequence ATGAGAGATATAATTTGGCTAATCATCGTACTATTAATTATTGGATGGCTTGTAGGTTATTTTGCCTTCCCAGATTTGGGAAGTATTATACACATCCTAATTGTACTAGCGGTAATTTTACTACTTTATAGATTGCTTACAGGACGCAGATTATAA
- a CDS encoding cryptochrome/photolyase family protein, translating to MAKKVKKLRLILGDQLNHQHSWFQEEQDDTIYVLMEMRQETDYTVHHIQKVVGFFLAMRNFAEYLTNRQYEVIYYHINDKENNQTLAENLKQLIKKNDIEKFEYQLPDEYRLDQQLKEICKSLSIDSEAYDTEHFLTTRNDLEKFYDGKKQMTMEYFYRDMRKKYDIMMATKNDPEGGKWNFDKSNRKKWTGTPEIPHERGFRKDVSHLVKEIEQAGIKTMGNINEKSFNWPSSREDSLSVLNYFCKNLLVHFGDFQDALHTDHAYLFHSRLSFCMNTKMLSPKEVIDSAISYYYEHKDKIDISQVEGFVRQILGWREYMRGIYWLKMPGYRRRNKLDNQNELPPFYWDGKTKMNCLHHAITQSLDNAYAHHIQRLMITGNYALLTQCHPDEVDAWYLGIYIDAIEWVEITNTRGMSQFADGGIVATKPYVSSGSYINKMSNYCKNCHYKVSKKTENDACPFNSLYWNFLDDKKEFFKNNQRMNMMMSLLEKKDAKEISKIKERAALIIKNPTDF from the coding sequence ATGGCTAAAAAAGTAAAGAAATTACGCTTAATTTTAGGGGATCAGTTAAACCATCAGCATAGCTGGTTCCAAGAAGAACAGGACGATACGATCTACGTCTTAATGGAAATGCGTCAGGAAACCGATTATACGGTTCATCACATTCAAAAAGTAGTAGGCTTCTTTTTAGCGATGCGAAATTTTGCTGAATACCTTACCAATAGACAATATGAAGTTATCTATTATCATATTAATGATAAAGAAAACAACCAGACTTTAGCTGAAAATCTAAAGCAACTCATTAAAAAAAATGATATTGAAAAATTCGAATATCAATTGCCTGATGAGTATCGTCTTGACCAACAGTTAAAAGAAATCTGCAAGTCACTTTCAATCGATTCTGAAGCTTACGATACCGAGCATTTCTTGACTACGCGGAACGATCTCGAAAAATTCTACGACGGGAAGAAACAAATGACCATGGAGTATTTTTACCGTGATATGCGGAAGAAATATGATATTATGATGGCTACAAAAAATGATCCTGAAGGAGGCAAGTGGAATTTTGATAAATCGAACCGAAAAAAATGGACAGGCACACCTGAAATTCCGCATGAACGCGGTTTCAGAAAAGATGTTTCCCATCTGGTAAAAGAGATCGAACAGGCTGGTATCAAAACCATGGGAAACATCAATGAGAAAAGTTTTAACTGGCCAAGCTCACGAGAAGACAGTCTTTCAGTTTTAAATTATTTCTGTAAAAATCTTTTAGTACACTTTGGTGATTTCCAGGATGCGTTGCATACAGATCATGCCTATCTCTTCCACTCCAGATTGTCCTTCTGCATGAATACAAAAATGCTAAGCCCAAAAGAAGTGATCGATTCGGCTATTAGTTATTATTATGAGCATAAGGACAAAATTGATATTTCTCAGGTAGAAGGTTTTGTACGGCAAATTTTAGGTTGGCGGGAATATATGCGAGGTATTTACTGGCTAAAAATGCCAGGATACCGAAGAAGGAACAAACTGGACAATCAGAATGAATTACCACCATTTTACTGGGATGGTAAAACAAAAATGAATTGTTTGCATCATGCCATCACGCAAAGTTTAGATAATGCGTACGCGCATCATATTCAGCGTTTAATGATTACCGGCAATTACGCCTTACTTACCCAGTGCCACCCCGATGAAGTTGATGCCTGGTATTTAGGAATTTATATCGATGCGATCGAATGGGTTGAAATTACCAACACCCGTGGAATGAGCCAATTTGCCGATGGGGGAATCGTAGCTACAAAGCCTTACGTATCTAGCGGAAGTTACATTAATAAAATGAGTAACTACTGCAAAAACTGCCATTATAAGGTGAGTAAGAAAACGGAAAACGACGCCTGTCCCTTTAATAGTTTGTACTGGAATTTCCTGGATGATAAAAAAGAATTCTTTAAAAACAACCAGCGAATGAACATGATGATGAGTTTACTAGAGAAAAAAGATGCTAAAGAAATCTCTAAAATTAAAGAACGTGCAGCCCTAATTATTAAAAACCCTACAGATTTTTAA
- a CDS encoding Sec-independent protein translocase subunit TatA/TatB gives MLIFVSIFVIIMVTTLPFFISGAEIGFIIFILVMVFGADKIPEIARGMGKGMRMLRNASDDIKNEITKSADKQGIDTKSITKDVKGEIDKVKEDIDEITGSVKRKF, from the coding sequence ATGCTGATATTTGTATCTATATTTGTTATTATTATGGTGACTACACTTCCGTTTTTTATTAGTGGCGCAGAGATTGGTTTTATCATCTTTATCTTAGTGATGGTTTTTGGAGCAGATAAGATTCCGGAAATCGCACGTGGGATGGGTAAAGGCATGAGAATGCTTAGAAATGCCTCAGATGATATTAAAAATGAGATCACTAAAAGCGCAGATAAACAAGGTATCGATACCAAAAGCATCACTAAAGATGTAAAAGGTGAAATTGATAAGGTAAAAGAAGATATCGATGAAATTACCGGTTCTGTAAAACGTAAATTTTAA
- a CDS encoding DUF6702 family protein gives MKKAALLILVVFASLSFKTIAHKFYLSVTEIEYKKEKKDLQIVSKVFIDDFKNVLEKRYGETITLSKEAEAGPVNPLIQKYLSAKLKISVDGKPVSLNYLGKKYDKDQLILFIEAENLEPFKEISITNAVLTDMFDDQKNVVNVKIGKEVKSLMLRRDAETNVLNFGDWF, from the coding sequence ATGAAAAAAGCCGCTCTTCTAATATTGGTTGTTTTTGCAAGTCTTTCTTTTAAAACTATTGCACATAAATTTTATTTAAGTGTTACAGAGATTGAGTATAAAAAGGAGAAAAAAGATCTTCAAATTGTTTCAAAAGTGTTTATAGACGACTTTAAAAATGTTTTAGAAAAACGATACGGAGAAACCATCACCTTATCTAAAGAAGCTGAAGCCGGCCCGGTAAATCCATTAATTCAGAAATATTTATCCGCCAAACTTAAAATATCGGTAGACGGCAAGCCGGTATCCCTAAATTATCTTGGTAAAAAGTATGATAAAGACCAGCTTATCTTATTTATTGAAGCTGAAAATCTTGAACCCTTTAAAGAAATAAGCATCACAAATGCGGTACTTACCGATATGTTCGATGATCAAAAAAATGTGGTCAATGTTAAAATAGGAAAAGAGGTAAAAAGCCTTATGCTTCGCAGAGATGCTGAAACCAATGTGTTAAATTTCGGTGATTGGTTCTAA
- a CDS encoding O-methyltransferase, whose translation MDFLPQDIIEYCENHSEKEPEYLAKLNRETHQKILQPRMLSGHYQGRLLSLISKLVNPKYILEIGTYTGYSALCLAEGLQPKGQLHTIDINEELFDFQQKYFKESAFKDQIIQHLGDATQIIPQLDMKFDLVFIDADKPNYPTYFEIIIEKMNPGGLILSDNVLWSGKVLEEVKKEDISTNALVKYNKMLAEDERIETVILPLRDGLTLSRVKNQ comes from the coding sequence ATGGACTTTTTACCTCAGGATATTATTGAGTATTGTGAAAATCATTCTGAAAAAGAACCTGAATATTTAGCAAAACTAAATAGGGAAACACATCAAAAAATTTTACAACCACGGATGCTAAGCGGGCATTACCAGGGTAGATTATTAAGTTTAATCTCAAAACTGGTAAATCCGAAGTATATTCTTGAGATTGGCACCTACACTGGATATTCTGCACTTTGTCTTGCAGAAGGGCTTCAACCTAAAGGACAACTTCATACCATTGATATCAACGAGGAGCTTTTCGATTTTCAGCAAAAGTATTTTAAGGAATCTGCATTTAAAGATCAGATCATTCAGCATTTGGGGGATGCCACTCAAATAATCCCGCAATTGGATATGAAATTTGACCTTGTTTTTATCGATGCCGATAAGCCAAATTATCCTACCTATTTTGAGATCATTATCGAAAAAATGAATCCCGGCGGATTAATATTATCCGACAATGTTTTATGGAGTGGCAAAGTTCTGGAAGAAGTAAAAAAAGAAGATATTTCTACTAATGCGCTTGTAAAATACAACAAAATGCTTGCTGAAGATGAGCGAATTGAAACGGTGATTTTACCACTTCGTGACGGATTAACATTAAGCAGGGTCAAAAATCAGTAA
- a CDS encoding M1 family metallopeptidase: MKTVKLLCTAFLMFVIAGVNAQEQQQESQKPQGHTNQNKFRQLYQEFRDPSMYRTASGAPGEAYYQNEADYKMDIVLDDENTRLSGEETITYHNNSKNKLEYLWMQLDQNIRKKDAPALEKGSSGMSPASTASRFADQYLKEPFDGGFNIEEVKAGGDKLSYTINNTMMRIDLPEPLEAGESFTFSVKWWYNINNHIVDRARSGYEQFEDGHRAYEIAQFFPRMAVYNDVEGWQNMQFWGSGEFALPFGDYEVSITVPADHVMEATGVLQNRDDVYTKDMMKRYKKAQKSYDEPVVIRTQEEAVEASKDFERKTKTWEYKAEMVRDFAFATSRRFILDMMAVKMNDDSDVMAVSIYPKEGNPLWEKWSTRVVASTLQSYSDHTFIYPYHKAVSVHAKNQGMEYPMICWNYGRPDENGEYSDRVKFGMMGVIIHEVGHNFFPMIVNSDERQWGWMDEGINTFVQYLAEQEFGERYPEAIEGYDTYPSRRGIPANIVPYMRGNQDFIAPIMANPEEVYQLGNNAYGKPATALNILRETVMGRELFDHAFHTYAQRWMFKHPTPEDFFRTMEDASAVDLDWFWRGWFYTTDYTDIGVEDVKKYYVTDKQTEKGRELLERYGANPDEVDAIYVVEEGDKEFEKSMKGKSILENSKKLNEYVMDNFSSEERNNLKVPKYFYQVTFNKPGGLVMPLIVEFTYDDGSTEMKKYPVQVWMKNDNTVTKTIASNKEITKVVVDPDLETADVDLSNNSWPKEETPNEFEQFKNNTDG; the protein is encoded by the coding sequence ATGAAGACAGTCAAACTATTATGTACTGCGTTTTTAATGTTTGTTATAGCGGGAGTGAACGCCCAGGAGCAACAACAAGAATCCCAAAAACCGCAAGGACATACTAATCAAAACAAATTTAGACAATTATATCAGGAATTTAGAGATCCAAGTATGTACCGTACGGCCTCTGGAGCTCCTGGAGAGGCGTATTATCAAAATGAAGCCGATTATAAGATGGATATCGTCTTAGATGATGAAAACACCAGGCTTAGCGGTGAAGAGACGATAACTTACCACAATAATTCAAAAAATAAATTGGAGTATTTATGGATGCAGTTAGATCAAAACATTCGTAAGAAAGACGCTCCGGCCTTAGAGAAAGGATCAAGTGGAATGTCTCCTGCTTCTACGGCATCTCGTTTTGCCGATCAATATTTAAAAGAACCATTTGATGGAGGTTTTAATATAGAAGAAGTAAAAGCGGGTGGTGATAAACTTTCTTATACCATTAATAATACCATGATGCGTATTGATCTTCCTGAACCTTTAGAGGCAGGAGAGAGTTTTACATTTAGTGTAAAATGGTGGTATAATATCAATAATCATATTGTAGATAGAGCAAGATCCGGCTACGAGCAGTTTGAAGACGGGCATAGGGCTTATGAGATCGCTCAGTTTTTTCCCAGAATGGCTGTTTACAACGATGTTGAAGGATGGCAGAATATGCAATTTTGGGGAAGCGGTGAGTTTGCTCTTCCTTTTGGAGACTATGAGGTGAGTATTACGGTTCCTGCAGATCACGTTATGGAAGCTACCGGAGTGCTTCAAAACCGTGATGATGTGTATACAAAAGATATGATGAAGCGCTATAAAAAAGCGCAAAAATCTTATGATGAACCGGTAGTTATCAGAACTCAGGAAGAGGCAGTAGAAGCTTCTAAAGACTTTGAGAGAAAAACAAAAACCTGGGAATACAAAGCCGAAATGGTTAGGGATTTTGCTTTTGCAACGTCAAGAAGATTTATCCTGGATATGATGGCGGTTAAAATGAACGATGACAGTGATGTTATGGCGGTATCTATTTATCCAAAGGAAGGAAATCCACTTTGGGAAAAATGGTCAACGAGGGTAGTAGCTTCTACCTTGCAAAGTTACTCAGATCATACCTTTATTTATCCTTATCATAAAGCCGTTTCTGTACATGCTAAAAATCAGGGGATGGAATATCCCATGATTTGCTGGAACTATGGTCGTCCAGATGAAAATGGAGAATATAGTGATCGTGTGAAATTTGGAATGATGGGAGTAATCATACATGAGGTTGGTCACAACTTTTTTCCTATGATCGTTAATAGTGACGAACGCCAATGGGGATGGATGGACGAAGGGATTAATACTTTTGTACAATATCTTGCCGAGCAGGAATTTGGAGAACGCTATCCAGAAGCTATAGAAGGTTACGATACTTATCCTTCACGTCGTGGTATCCCAGCAAATATAGTTCCTTACATGAGGGGAAATCAAGATTTTATTGCTCCGATTATGGCAAATCCAGAGGAAGTTTATCAATTAGGGAATAATGCCTATGGTAAGCCGGCAACAGCTCTTAATATCCTAAGGGAAACGGTAATGGGGCGTGAGCTTTTTGATCATGCATTCCATACCTATGCACAACGATGGATGTTTAAACACCCAACTCCAGAGGACTTCTTTAGAACAATGGAAGATGCTTCTGCAGTAGATTTAGATTGGTTTTGGAGAGGTTGGTTTTACACTACAGATTATACAGATATAGGTGTAGAAGATGTGAAAAAATATTACGTAACCGATAAACAAACTGAAAAAGGCCGTGAACTTTTAGAACGTTATGGCGCAAATCCAGATGAAGTAGACGCTATTTATGTTGTAGAAGAAGGTGATAAAGAATTTGAAAAAAGTATGAAAGGAAAATCTATACTTGAAAATTCTAAAAAACTCAACGAGTATGTAATGGATAATTTTTCTTCTGAAGAAAGAAATAACTTAAAAGTGCCTAAATACTTTTATCAGGTAACATTTAATAAACCAGGTGGATTAGTAATGCCTTTGATTGTAGAATTTACTTATGATGATGGTTCTACTGAAATGAAAAAATATCCTGTACAGGTTTGGATGAAGAACGATAATACCGTAACTAAAACTATTGCTTCTAATAAAGAAATCACGAAGGTAGTGGTAGATCCCGATTTAGAAACAGCAGATGTTGATTTAAGTAATAACAGCTGGCCAAAAGAAGAAACTCCTAATGAGTTTGAACAATTTAAAAACAATACGGACGGATAG